From Coraliomargarita parva, one genomic window encodes:
- a CDS encoding FlgD immunoglobulin-like domain containing protein produces the protein MKPLYLLSTALTTLALTHSALADSSASATSNNREIVAVPTPAPVTIDGKENDWDLSAGIWSYNDPTLVDKYSVWSHVMWDDKGVYLLMRYTDDTPLKNATRGEDFHQSWQADAFQGRVIFDHNTDEEHQMHINGFHSSSEQRNYMIVNHGGFKKNPPYDATGPYRQDLEDEYGITMDDFGGQIAFKEWENGQGYNLEAFWPWEYVRLSGEPLNAGDRFVLGIEAMWGDPEGIKVDHRLVDNLRNDAVNRIFFFRAKEGWGEVVLSNEGNLAITEAQQNLQAERLKQFTNFDTAGSMEIAYELPSDREVTIAIDNADGQRVRNLFGQYPRSAGKNIDYWDGLDDSSNPVPPGEYTATIVDHEPFSLKFLNSVYNSSTPPWSTSKGWVNWGSNHGHPTSAASRGDVLLIGFTGTEGTSGVQRIDEKGIIQWVNVTESLDLTMDDDSVYLFSREAWTERAMVRKLDINTGKITLFEDEKRSTESVIPLANWRDAPNSSTIAYAYGQLYVCIPTQGLWIMRPSDGKILEHQAPSELVAVDNHKDELYGLFKDGSIRKLDTKAQTTKTLIQTKGVLEPVRFALSSDGNRIAISDSGTNQVLVYNRKGTQLHALGDAYQKEHDMRPAGPFIETNFVDPLGLDFDSQGRLWIAEANHSCRRVTSWSTAGTLLNQYWGSTDYGAVFGFPFVDDSTKFIALGIEFKLDPNPDVFNRPTQEQPLYFHPDLAHNERGLVYELNGHEYAVVISKIKTDYLTIAKRDESGVFTTVVQVDYDDPRTKNIDESRVWIDRNDNGIEDANEIIEGGIDIKHHYWNNAWIQPDLTILTANQKIFRPTGFTETGVPLYDFTDPEEPKNPITGIYSGDNIQIRKNGSIGTFVMDSAGNLSDGVHYSTADGRQGAYPNPYKRHDAPAAQRGLLIAPFRTVGVVEDVPGVGSITALAGDRGEWFLMSMDGLYLSSLLQDIKGEISMDPTFVGPEAFGGFLWRDEKGRVLVQIGRIAFRIMELHGLETVRKQSIQLSATTESIAKGIEIATANKEEAYQEPEQLTIAKVNTLSRVVPSPSTSIDNTILAGASTARIQEAGNPSNWFRVAMAQDGKNLAIAYQVNDSSPWKNSEGRFSHGFIGGDAVDLKLEVPGRGEVRILAAPLASGETVTYWQKHAEAPDNPTTYVVSTNTANARQFDIVRRLDKARIQSRVGNGKYSVLVTIPLDEIGLNPSELSEVKGIPGIIYSNSSGTNRTSRLYWHDKDTGMVSDVPTEAGLDAKRWGTILIEQ, from the coding sequence ATGAAACCACTTTATCTCCTCAGCACAGCCCTCACCACCCTGGCCCTGACACACTCGGCACTCGCCGACAGTTCGGCCAGCGCTACGTCCAACAACCGTGAAATCGTTGCCGTCCCGACACCCGCCCCGGTGACCATTGACGGCAAAGAGAACGACTGGGACCTTTCTGCAGGTATCTGGAGTTATAACGACCCGACCCTCGTCGACAAGTATTCCGTCTGGAGCCACGTCATGTGGGACGACAAAGGCGTGTATCTGCTCATGCGTTATACCGACGACACGCCGTTGAAAAACGCTACCCGCGGCGAAGATTTTCATCAAAGCTGGCAGGCCGATGCCTTTCAGGGACGTGTCATCTTTGACCACAACACAGATGAGGAACACCAGATGCACATCAACGGCTTCCACTCATCGAGTGAGCAACGCAACTATATGATTGTGAATCATGGTGGCTTCAAAAAGAACCCACCTTACGATGCCACTGGCCCTTACCGTCAGGACCTCGAAGACGAGTATGGGATCACGATGGATGACTTTGGCGGGCAGATTGCCTTCAAGGAATGGGAGAATGGCCAAGGCTACAACCTCGAAGCCTTTTGGCCATGGGAATACGTCCGACTTTCCGGCGAACCACTTAATGCGGGCGATCGTTTTGTTCTGGGCATTGAAGCCATGTGGGGCGATCCTGAGGGCATTAAAGTGGATCACCGTCTGGTCGACAACCTGCGCAACGACGCAGTGAACCGCATTTTCTTCTTCCGCGCCAAGGAGGGTTGGGGCGAAGTCGTCCTGAGCAATGAGGGCAACCTGGCGATCACTGAAGCGCAGCAAAACCTTCAAGCAGAGCGCCTCAAGCAATTCACTAATTTCGACACTGCGGGATCGATGGAGATCGCCTACGAGCTCCCCAGCGACCGTGAAGTCACCATCGCCATCGACAATGCCGACGGGCAACGTGTACGCAACCTGTTTGGCCAATATCCCCGCTCTGCCGGCAAGAATATCGACTATTGGGACGGACTCGACGACAGCAGCAATCCGGTTCCGCCTGGAGAATATACGGCGACAATTGTGGACCATGAGCCTTTCTCGCTCAAGTTCCTCAACAGCGTCTACAACTCTTCGACCCCCCCCTGGTCGACAAGCAAGGGCTGGGTCAACTGGGGCAGTAATCACGGCCACCCTACTTCTGCAGCCAGTCGTGGTGATGTCCTACTCATCGGATTCACCGGCACCGAAGGCACTTCCGGAGTCCAACGTATCGACGAGAAAGGCATCATTCAGTGGGTCAATGTCACCGAAAGTCTCGATCTGACAATGGATGACGATTCGGTCTACCTGTTCTCCCGCGAAGCATGGACCGAGCGAGCAATGGTGCGCAAACTCGACATCAACACGGGCAAGATTACCCTTTTTGAAGACGAAAAGCGCAGTACAGAAAGTGTCATCCCACTCGCGAATTGGCGTGATGCTCCAAACAGTTCCACCATCGCTTACGCTTACGGTCAGCTCTACGTCTGCATCCCCACTCAAGGCCTTTGGATCATGCGTCCTTCGGATGGCAAGATTCTCGAACACCAAGCGCCAAGCGAACTGGTCGCGGTCGATAACCACAAGGACGAGCTCTACGGCCTATTTAAAGACGGCAGCATCCGTAAGTTGGATACGAAGGCCCAGACCACTAAAACACTCATCCAAACAAAAGGAGTCTTGGAACCTGTCCGATTTGCCCTCAGCTCCGACGGCAACCGCATTGCAATCAGTGATTCAGGCACCAACCAAGTTTTGGTCTATAATCGCAAAGGCACACAGCTCCATGCGCTAGGTGATGCCTATCAAAAAGAACATGACATGCGTCCGGCAGGGCCGTTCATCGAAACGAATTTTGTGGATCCACTCGGCCTGGACTTTGATAGCCAGGGGCGTCTCTGGATAGCCGAAGCCAACCACAGCTGCCGTCGCGTGACCAGCTGGAGCACAGCAGGCACTCTACTCAATCAATATTGGGGCTCGACCGACTACGGAGCCGTCTTTGGCTTCCCTTTTGTTGACGACTCCACGAAGTTCATTGCCCTCGGCATCGAGTTTAAACTCGACCCGAATCCGGACGTTTTCAACCGCCCGACACAGGAGCAGCCGCTTTATTTCCATCCGGACCTTGCACACAACGAACGTGGTCTGGTCTACGAATTGAACGGACATGAATACGCAGTGGTTATTTCCAAAATCAAAACGGATTACCTGACCATTGCAAAACGCGATGAGAGCGGAGTCTTCACGACCGTCGTTCAGGTCGATTATGATGATCCCAGAACCAAGAATATCGACGAGAGCCGCGTCTGGATCGACCGCAATGACAACGGCATCGAAGACGCGAACGAAATCATTGAAGGTGGTATCGACATCAAACATCACTACTGGAACAACGCCTGGATCCAGCCCGATCTGACGATCCTCACAGCGAATCAAAAGATCTTTCGCCCAACTGGTTTTACCGAAACTGGCGTCCCACTCTACGATTTTACAGATCCGGAGGAGCCGAAAAATCCGATTACCGGAATCTACAGCGGCGATAATATTCAAATCCGCAAGAATGGCAGCATTGGCACCTTTGTCATGGATAGCGCAGGCAACCTCTCTGACGGCGTGCATTATTCAACGGCCGATGGACGCCAGGGCGCTTATCCAAATCCTTATAAGCGTCATGACGCTCCAGCAGCGCAACGCGGCTTACTCATCGCCCCCTTCCGCACAGTCGGTGTAGTGGAAGACGTTCCCGGAGTCGGGAGTATAACTGCATTGGCCGGTGATCGCGGTGAATGGTTCCTGATGAGCATGGATGGTCTCTACCTCTCCTCGCTCTTGCAGGACATCAAAGGCGAGATCAGCATGGACCCGACCTTTGTCGGCCCCGAAGCCTTCGGAGGTTTCCTGTGGCGGGACGAAAAAGGACGTGTCCTCGTGCAAATCGGCCGGATCGCCTTTCGAATCATGGAGCTACATGGACTCGAGACTGTCCGGAAACAAAGCATCCAACTGAGTGCCACGACCGAAAGCATTGCCAAGGGAATCGAAATCGCCACCGCTAATAAGGAAGAGGCCTATCAGGAACCGGAGCAACTCACGATCGCAAAGGTCAATACACTCAGTCGCGTCGTCCCCTCACCATCGACCAGCATCGACAATACAATCCTAGCCGGTGCCTCGACCGCGCGGATTCAGGAAGCAGGCAATCCGTCGAACTGGTTCCGGGTGGCCATGGCTCAGGACGGCAAGAATCTCGCCATTGCTTACCAGGTCAACGACAGTAGTCCATGGAAGAACAGCGAAGGCCGTTTCAGCCATGGCTTCATTGGTGGCGACGCGGTTGATCTGAAACTGGAAGTCCCCGGACGTGGTGAAGTGCGTATTCTAGCTGCACCACTCGCCAGTGGAGAAACCGTCACCTACTGGCAGAAACACGCCGAAGCCCCGGACAACCCAACGACCTATGTGGTTTCGACCAATACCGCGAATGCCCGCCAGTTTGATATCGTCCGTCGATTGGACAAAGCTCGAATTCAATCACGGGTTGGCAACGGCAAGTATTCGGTGCTAGTCACCATTCCGCTCGACGAGATCGGGCTGAACCCCAGCGAGCTTTCCGAAGTGAAAGGTATTCCCGGCATCATCTATTCCAACAGCTCGGGCACCAATCGCACCTCACGCCTTTACTGGCATGACAAAGACACCGGAATGGTTTCCGACGTCCCGACCGAAGCCGGACTGGATGCCAAACGCTGGGGCACGATCCTAATCGAACAGTAA